One Formosa agariphila KMM 3901 genomic window, GACTTTGTAATTGTTTCATGTCTTGATTGGTTATAATTAGTCATACAAAAATGAAACAGATACTACCGTTTGAAAACTAAAGCCTACCCAACTGTTATATTTCAAGGATGAATTGAAACTATAACAATCCAAACATTTAACAACCGAGCTTCCAATATTTTAAAAGATCATTAAATAGAAAGATTTTAGATATATTTGGCACAACTAACTCATCAGCAAACATATGCTAAGCCGAACCGATTGGAATTTCATTAAGATTTACCTCGTAATATTACTATCCGAATTAATATTCACCAACATAAATCACTTGTCGGCGATACATTACATCACGAAGCCCGCATTGCTAATCTCTCTAATATTATTCTTCTATAAAACAAACTCTTCAGCCTCGACCTACGTGAAGAAATTCACATTATTAGCTTTAGTGTTTTCACTTATTGGAGACATATTATTAATGTTTCAAGACAAGAACGCTTTATTTTTCCCGTTAGGCTTAGCATCGTTTCTAATTGCACATATTATGTATATTTTAGTCTTCTTAAAAGACAGAAGAACAAACAAAAAAAGCTTATTATTCCTAACCGTTGTGTCACTATACGGATTAATATTACTTCATTTTTTATCTCCTAATTTAGGCGAGTTATTTACCCCTGTAATTATTTATATTATTGCCATTTTGGCGATGGTTACAACAGCCTATCTAAGAAACAAAACAGACTCTAAAATGTCTTATTATTTAATTTTAATTGGTGCTTTTCTATTTATAATTTCAGACAGCATACTTGCAATTGATAAGTTTTTAGTTCCTTTAAATTATAGTCATATTCTAATTATGCTTACGTATGGTCTCGCCCAACTCACTTTAGTTTTAGGCATTAAAAACTCATTATAGAGTTTATCTATATACAACACAACAAAAGCTAACAATCAACAAGTTAAAATGATTACATAAATAAAAACTTTAACTATAAATTTTAATTATCTTAAACATATAAATACCTCATATGACTTAAAAAATAAGATTTCACACTTTCTTTTAACAACAAAAACCAACTTAACAACACCTCTTAATTCCTATAACACAAACAATATTTTAATCAATTTTAATTCGTCTTGTAACAAATTGAAAACAAAACACACTAATACATTAATTAACCTCTCGACTTGAATAAAAACCAAAAACATAACTTTATTGAATTGCTTGAGGAGCATCAAAATATCGTACATAAGGTGTGCCGATTATACACTAACGATTACGATGCTCACAACGATTTATTTCAGGAAATAACCATACAACTTTGGAAAGCTTACCCTAAGTTTCGTGGCGATGCTAAATTTAGCACCTGGATGTATCGTATTGGGTTAAATACCGCTATTACACTATACCGAAAATCTAAAAGAAGAATTCAGACTCAAGATTTTGATGCGGTTCAATTTAGAATAAAAGCTGAAGATTATGATGATACTGAGGAAGAGCAGTTAAAATTACTTTACAGTGCTGTAAAACAACTTAACGATATTGAGAAAGCACTTATCTTCTTGTATTTAGAAGATAAAAATTACAAAGAAATTAGTGAAACATTGGGAATTAGCGAAGTAAATGCCAGAGTGAAGATGAACCGTGTGAAAACCAAATTAAGAACCATTTTAAATCCGTAACCTTATGGATGAATTAGAAATTTTAAAGAAAGATTGGAATAAAAAGGAAAATCAGAACTTCCCTAAACTGTCTTATAACGATATATATAAAATGATTTTAAAGAAATCTTCTTCTATTGTAAAGTGGATTTTTATTATTAGCATTTTAGAGTTCTTATTTTGGACCGTTATATCTTTAGCCATTAAAGAACCTGAACACTTAACTAGAATTAACAAAACCGATGCTGGTCTTATTTTAGATATACTTATCGTGTTAAATTACGCTGTATTACTGTACTTCTTTTATCTGTTTTACAAAAACTACAAAAAAATATCTGTTACAGATAATGCT contains:
- a CDS encoding lysoplasmalogenase; amino-acid sequence: MLSRTDWNFIKIYLVILLSELIFTNINHLSAIHYITKPALLISLILFFYKTNSSASTYVKKFTLLALVFSLIGDILLMFQDKNALFFPLGLASFLIAHIMYILVFLKDRRTNKKSLLFLTVVSLYGLILLHFLSPNLGELFTPVIIYIIAILAMVTTAYLRNKTDSKMSYYLILIGAFLFIISDSILAIDKFLVPLNYSHILIMLTYGLAQLTLVLGIKNSL
- a CDS encoding RNA polymerase sigma factor, which encodes MNKNQKHNFIELLEEHQNIVHKVCRLYTNDYDAHNDLFQEITIQLWKAYPKFRGDAKFSTWMYRIGLNTAITLYRKSKRRIQTQDFDAVQFRIKAEDYDDTEEEQLKLLYSAVKQLNDIEKALIFLYLEDKNYKEISETLGISEVNARVKMNRVKTKLRTILNP